From a single Chlamydia muridarum str. Nigg genomic region:
- a CDS encoding DNA recombination protein RmuC, which produces MYIVAISLLSHTIWIQGVFFLFGLALGVISAFKIFTKTLAQKNEVIRNLEHDKAILQMSLDARRNQEQLIEEFSHKLTSVSQAFARDIKTESQEFFSEKTQAIHSVLAPMHNTLSVFKQNLENFETKQAEDRGALREQLSQLLTAEKKLERETQALTNILKHPGSRGRWGEIQLERILEISGMLKYCDYSVQTVDANDSSSRADIVIRLPQNRSLVIDAKTPFSEEYLTDSHADPTDLVKKIKDHIKTLKTKSYWDKFDQSPEFVILFLPGESLFNDAIRCAPELMDYAGQSNVILSSPVTLMALLKTVTYVWKQENLQNQIREIGQLGKDLYQRMHKLFDHFHKVGKHLGQAVHSYNDMSSSLSARVLPILRTFDKLEISSSHNKIEGLSQISTLPHSPKVPCQEPPLSECFSHQDTSSSDPLS; this is translated from the coding sequence ATGTACATTGTTGCCATTTCTTTGCTCTCGCATACCATCTGGATACAAGGCGTATTCTTTTTATTTGGGCTAGCACTGGGAGTGATTAGCGCTTTTAAAATTTTTACGAAAACATTAGCTCAGAAAAATGAGGTTATTCGCAACCTTGAGCATGATAAGGCCATTTTACAAATGTCTTTAGATGCTCGCCGAAACCAAGAGCAACTGATTGAAGAGTTTTCCCATAAGCTGACTTCAGTATCGCAAGCTTTTGCTCGAGATATAAAAACAGAATCTCAAGAATTTTTCTCGGAGAAGACTCAGGCAATTCACTCCGTTCTTGCCCCAATGCACAATACCTTGTCTGTTTTCAAACAAAACTTAGAAAATTTTGAAACGAAACAAGCCGAAGATCGCGGCGCCCTTAGAGAGCAACTCTCTCAATTACTCACAGCAGAAAAAAAACTCGAACGTGAAACCCAAGCTCTTACTAATATTTTGAAGCACCCAGGATCTCGTGGAAGATGGGGTGAAATTCAGCTGGAGAGAATTCTCGAAATTTCTGGCATGTTGAAATATTGTGATTATAGCGTTCAAACAGTAGATGCTAATGATTCCTCTTCTCGAGCCGATATCGTCATTCGTTTACCGCAAAACCGCAGTCTTGTTATCGACGCTAAAACTCCGTTTTCTGAAGAATATCTTACAGATAGTCATGCAGATCCTACCGACTTAGTAAAAAAAATAAAAGATCACATTAAAACACTAAAAACAAAAAGTTATTGGGATAAGTTTGACCAATCTCCTGAATTCGTAATTTTATTTCTCCCTGGCGAAAGTCTATTCAATGATGCCATCCGTTGTGCTCCAGAACTCATGGATTATGCAGGACAATCTAACGTGATTCTATCCAGCCCAGTCACTTTGATGGCTTTATTAAAAACAGTCACATACGTTTGGAAACAAGAAAACTTACAAAATCAGATTCGAGAAATTGGACAGTTAGGAAAAGATCTCTATCAAAGGATGCACAAGTTATTCGACCATTTTCATAAAGTAGGCAAACACTTAGGACAAGCTGTTCACAGCTACAATGATATGTCTTCCAGTCTTTCCGCTAGAGTCCTTCCTATTCTGAGAACTTTCGATAAGCTCGAAATCTCTTCTTCTCACAACAAAATTGAAGGACTTTCTCAGATAAGTACCCTACCTCATTCACCGAAAGTGCCTTGTCAAGAACCCCCTCTATCAGAATGCTTCTCTCATCAAGACACTTCCTCTTCAGACCCTCTCTCTTGA
- a CDS encoding CDP-alcohol phosphatidyltransferase family protein, which translates to MNPTEIDFRGKRRVVTPNAITAFGLCCGLFIIFKSVLKTSSSLELMHRLQGLSLLLISAMIADFSDGAVARIMKAESAFGAHFDSLSDAITFGIAPPLIAIKSLNGEYGGTFCSSFLLVTCIIYSLCGVLRLVRYNLFATTGEKATTFTGLPIPSAAACVVSLGVLLASDTLNSLPEKARVLLLSLGLLLSGCLMISTWRFPGLKHFRFRISSSLLVLGIGLGTCLFFSGLVDHFPQVFFLASWLYVLVVAPLFSFINRRLSS; encoded by the coding sequence ATGAATCCAACTGAAATAGATTTTCGTGGTAAGCGCCGAGTTGTGACTCCCAATGCTATTACAGCTTTTGGTCTTTGTTGCGGGCTCTTTATTATTTTTAAAAGCGTGTTAAAGACTTCCTCGTCTTTGGAGCTTATGCACCGCTTACAAGGACTCTCTCTTCTTCTCATCAGCGCTATGATTGCCGATTTTTCAGACGGAGCTGTTGCGCGAATCATGAAAGCAGAGAGTGCTTTTGGAGCTCATTTTGATTCTTTATCTGATGCTATTACTTTTGGTATTGCGCCCCCCTTGATTGCGATTAAAAGTTTAAACGGGGAGTATGGAGGAACTTTCTGCTCTTCTTTCCTCCTAGTTACTTGCATTATTTACTCTTTATGCGGAGTACTTCGTTTGGTTCGCTATAATCTCTTTGCTACGACAGGAGAAAAAGCCACAACCTTTACAGGACTTCCGATTCCCTCTGCCGCAGCATGTGTAGTCTCCTTAGGAGTCCTCCTTGCTTCAGATACTCTGAATAGCCTTCCTGAAAAGGCTCGCGTTCTTCTCCTTTCTCTTGGCCTGCTACTTAGTGGTTGCCTTATGATCTCTACTTGGCGCTTCCCAGGACTCAAACATTTTCGTTTTCGAATTTCCTCTTCACTTTTGGTGCTAGGCATAGGATTAGGGACCTGCCTCTTCTTTTCTGGATTAGTCGATCATTTTCCTCAGGTATTTTTCCTAGCTTCCTGGTTATATGTACTAGTTGTTGCCCCTCTTTTTTCCTTTATCAATAGGAGACTCTCTTCTTAG
- a CDS encoding serine protease HtrA — MMKRLLCVLLSTSVFSSPMLGYSAPKKDSSTGICLAASQSDRELSQEDLLKEVSRGFSKVAAQATPGVVYIENFPKTGSQAIASPGNKRGFQENPFDYFNDEFFNRFFGLPSHREQPRPQQRDAVRGTGFIVSEDGYVVTNHHVVEDAGKIHVTLHDGQKYTAKIIGLDPKTDLAVIKIQAKNLPFLTFGNSDQLQIGDWSIAIGNPFGLQATVTVGVISAKGRNQLHIVDFEDFIQTDAAINPGNSGGPLLNIDGQVIGVNTAIVSGSGGYIGIGFAIPSLMAKRVIDQLISDGQVTRGFLGVTLQPIDSELAACYKLEKVYGALITDVVKGSPAEKAGLRQEDVIVAYNGKEVESLSALRNAISLMMPGTRVVLKVVREGKFIEIPVTVTQIPAEDGVSALQKMGVRVQNLTPEICKKLGLASDTRGIFVVSVEAGSPAASAGVVPGQLILAVNRQRVSSVEELNQVLKNAKGENVLLMVSQGEVIRFVVLKSDE, encoded by the coding sequence ATGATGAAAAGATTATTATGTGTGTTGCTATCGACATCAGTTTTCTCTTCGCCCATGTTGGGCTATAGTGCGCCAAAGAAAGATTCCAGTACTGGCATTTGTCTTGCAGCATCTCAAAGTGATCGGGAACTTTCCCAAGAAGATTTGCTAAAAGAAGTGTCTAGAGGATTTTCCAAAGTCGCTGCTCAGGCAACTCCAGGAGTTGTGTATATAGAAAATTTTCCTAAAACTGGGAGTCAAGCTATTGCTTCTCCTGGGAATAAAAGGGGTTTTCAAGAGAATCCCTTTGATTATTTCAATGATGAGTTTTTCAATCGATTTTTTGGTTTACCCTCGCATAGAGAGCAGCCTCGTCCCCAACAGCGTGATGCTGTAAGAGGAACAGGTTTTATTGTGTCAGAAGATGGGTACGTTGTGACCAACCATCACGTAGTGGAAGATGCGGGGAAAATTCATGTTACTTTACACGATGGACAAAAATACACCGCAAAAATCATAGGATTAGATCCTAAAACGGATCTCGCTGTGATTAAGATCCAAGCAAAAAATCTCCCTTTTTTAACTTTTGGAAACTCTGATCAGCTTCAGATAGGGGATTGGTCAATAGCCATTGGAAATCCTTTCGGATTACAAGCCACAGTAACCGTTGGCGTGATTAGTGCTAAGGGAAGAAACCAATTACATATTGTTGATTTTGAAGATTTTATTCAGACGGATGCAGCAATTAATCCCGGGAATTCAGGTGGTCCATTATTGAACATTGATGGACAGGTTATTGGAGTGAATACAGCAATCGTTAGCGGTAGCGGGGGATACATTGGAATAGGATTTGCCATTCCTAGCTTAATGGCTAAACGAGTTATTGACCAACTCATTAGCGATGGACAGGTGACGAGAGGATTTTTAGGAGTAACCTTACAGCCTATTGATTCGGAGCTTGCCGCTTGTTACAAATTAGAAAAGGTGTACGGAGCCTTGATTACGGATGTTGTTAAGGGATCTCCTGCAGAAAAAGCAGGTTTGCGCCAGGAAGATGTCATTGTTGCTTACAATGGGAAAGAAGTGGAGTCTTTGAGTGCTTTACGTAATGCGATTTCTTTGATGATGCCAGGGACTCGTGTTGTCTTAAAAGTTGTGCGTGAAGGGAAATTCATTGAAATACCTGTCACTGTTACACAAATTCCTGCGGAGGATGGGGTATCTGCTCTTCAAAAAATGGGAGTTCGGGTACAGAATCTTACTCCAGAGATATGCAAGAAACTAGGATTAGCGTCTGATACTCGAGGGATTTTTGTAGTGTCCGTAGAAGCTGGTTCTCCTGCAGCTTCTGCAGGAGTGGTTCCAGGACAACTTATTCTGGCTGTAAACAGACAGAGAGTTTCTTCTGTTGAAGAATTGAATCAGGTCTTGAAGAATGCAAAAGGAGAGAATGTTCTCCTTATGGTTTCTCAAGGAGAAGTCATTCGATTCGTTGTTTTAAAGTCTGATGAATAG
- a CDS encoding insulinase family protein, whose product MKTGDTYRNFVVKLSQDLPEIESKLIEVEHTPTGATIMMIVNDDDENVFNISFRTCPQDSSGVAHVLEHMALCGSESYPVRDPFFSMTRRSLNTFMNAFTGADFTCYPAASQIPEDFYNLLSIYIDAVFHPLLTENSFLQEAWRYERTEEGALSYTGIVFNEMKGALMSGESRLSEAMNAALFPAVTYGVNSGGDPREIVSLNLETVRAFHESQYTLSRCLFYFYGSIRPTRHLDFLEEKLLRRVGKVEKQSVTLPLQKRFKEPVRVMDKYPSDGADEDKVLFGLAWLTCSIFDQQDLLALHVLDLVLMGTDAAPLKSRLLKSGLCKQADMSIDSELHEIPVYLVCKGCSHTGSSKLESLILASLEEILQEGIPLNLVEGAVHQLELARKEIAGYSVPYGLSLFFRAGLLRQHGGKAEDGLRIHTLFANLRKNIQDPDYLPRLVRKYFLDNPHYARVILLPDSQLIAQENKEERNVLHAIQTQMSEEDLERVDAISNRLEAYQSQEEDLNKILPLFSLDKVPALGKEFVLEKEVFGEGEVLHHDCFTNDIIFAELVFDLPALSVEELPWLRLLVFVLLQLGSGGRSYKEHLEFLLEHTGGVDVLYEFSSQATDSNRLSPSISIRGKALISKAEYLFQVMKETLTTIDFSDTVRLKELLMQHAESLTNSVRNSPMGYAISLACCNKSITGGLAYLMSGMPYVKHIRELLNNFDQQAQEITNRLQTLYKKCFVGRRQLVISSSKANYQALHEQRFFGLLDDRLGSGELWRNPVLDKVNDSRGIMIPARGAYNVLSFPLESLSYDHPDAAVLSVAAEVLGNVILHTKIREQGGAYGSGASANLGRGTFYCYSYRDPEVSATYQVFLQGIRDMAAGEFSEDDVHEGILGVIQNLDDPISPGSRGAVSYYRSRSGKVPFVRQAFRQAVLATTKEQICEVARNRLEKYLSEASFVSFAGEEMLQKSLRDFDSKPFQIEPAF is encoded by the coding sequence ATGAAAACTGGGGATACCTATAGAAATTTTGTAGTCAAATTGAGTCAGGATCTTCCCGAGATCGAAAGTAAACTCATCGAAGTAGAACACACTCCGACAGGAGCAACAATCATGATGATCGTCAATGATGACGATGAAAATGTGTTTAATATTTCTTTCCGGACTTGTCCTCAGGATTCTAGTGGAGTTGCTCATGTACTTGAGCATATGGCCTTATGTGGGTCTGAGAGTTACCCAGTGCGGGATCCTTTTTTCTCAATGACAAGACGTAGTTTAAATACATTTATGAATGCCTTCACAGGTGCTGATTTCACCTGTTATCCTGCGGCTTCTCAGATACCGGAAGATTTTTATAATTTGCTGAGTATTTATATTGATGCAGTATTCCATCCATTGTTAACGGAAAATAGTTTTTTACAAGAAGCTTGGCGATATGAACGTACGGAAGAAGGCGCTCTTTCTTACACAGGTATCGTTTTCAATGAGATGAAAGGGGCCTTGATGTCAGGAGAATCCCGACTCAGCGAAGCTATGAATGCTGCTTTATTCCCAGCAGTAACTTATGGAGTGAATTCCGGAGGGGATCCTAGGGAAATTGTTTCTTTGAATTTAGAGACTGTTCGCGCTTTTCATGAAAGTCAGTACACTTTAAGTCGTTGTCTTTTTTATTTTTATGGAAGCATTCGTCCCACTCGTCATTTAGATTTTCTAGAAGAGAAATTGTTAAGACGTGTGGGGAAAGTAGAAAAGCAAAGTGTGACTCTTCCTCTGCAAAAACGTTTCAAAGAGCCTGTTCGTGTTATGGATAAATATCCATCTGATGGGGCTGATGAGGATAAGGTACTTTTTGGATTAGCTTGGTTAACTTGTTCGATTTTTGATCAACAGGATCTACTTGCTTTGCATGTACTGGATTTAGTCCTTATGGGAACGGATGCAGCTCCTCTCAAATCTCGATTGTTAAAATCAGGGCTCTGCAAGCAGGCCGATATGAGTATTGACAGTGAGCTTCATGAGATTCCTGTATATCTTGTTTGTAAAGGGTGTTCGCACACAGGAAGCTCGAAGTTGGAGAGCTTGATTTTAGCTAGTTTAGAAGAGATTTTGCAGGAGGGAATTCCTCTAAATCTAGTTGAAGGCGCTGTGCACCAGCTAGAGTTAGCAAGGAAAGAAATTGCAGGATATTCTGTCCCTTATGGCTTGTCTTTATTTTTCCGAGCAGGATTGCTTAGACAGCATGGAGGGAAAGCAGAAGATGGTCTGAGAATCCATACTTTGTTTGCTAATCTTAGAAAAAATATTCAGGATCCGGATTATTTGCCTCGATTGGTGCGGAAATATTTTCTAGATAATCCGCATTATGCTCGCGTTATCCTTCTTCCAGATTCGCAGTTAATTGCTCAAGAGAACAAGGAAGAGCGTAATGTTCTTCATGCGATTCAAACGCAAATGAGTGAAGAAGATTTGGAAAGGGTAGATGCCATTTCTAATCGTTTAGAGGCATATCAGTCTCAAGAAGAAGATTTAAATAAAATACTCCCTCTTTTTTCTTTAGATAAGGTCCCCGCTTTAGGGAAAGAATTTGTTTTAGAGAAAGAAGTTTTTGGTGAAGGAGAGGTTCTTCACCATGATTGCTTTACTAATGACATTATTTTTGCGGAATTAGTCTTTGATCTTCCTGCTCTTTCAGTAGAAGAACTACCTTGGTTGCGTCTTCTTGTTTTTGTTTTGCTTCAGTTAGGAAGCGGGGGCCGCTCTTACAAAGAGCATCTAGAATTTCTTTTAGAGCATACTGGAGGAGTGGATGTTCTTTATGAATTTTCTTCGCAAGCTACGGATTCTAATCGGCTTTCTCCCTCTATAAGCATTCGAGGTAAGGCTTTAATCTCTAAAGCGGAATATCTATTCCAAGTAATGAAAGAAACGCTGACCACCATAGATTTTTCCGATACGGTTCGTCTTAAAGAACTGTTGATGCAGCATGCAGAGTCTTTAACTAATAGCGTGAGAAATAGCCCTATGGGGTATGCGATTAGTTTGGCTTGCTGCAATAAGTCTATTACAGGAGGGCTGGCATATCTCATGTCTGGGATGCCCTACGTTAAGCATATTCGCGAGCTTCTTAATAACTTTGATCAGCAAGCCCAAGAAATTACAAACCGTTTACAAACTCTTTATAAGAAATGCTTTGTTGGTAGACGACAGCTTGTCATCAGTAGCAGCAAAGCAAATTATCAAGCTCTACATGAGCAGCGATTTTTTGGCTTGCTAGATGATAGATTAGGTTCTGGAGAACTATGGAGAAATCCTGTTCTCGATAAGGTTAACGATTCGCGAGGTATTATGATTCCTGCTCGGGGCGCTTACAATGTGCTTTCGTTCCCGTTGGAGTCTCTCTCTTATGATCACCCAGACGCGGCTGTTCTTTCTGTTGCTGCGGAGGTTTTAGGAAATGTAATTTTACATACTAAGATTCGAGAGCAGGGGGGAGCCTATGGATCAGGAGCTAGCGCGAACCTTGGCCGGGGTACTTTCTATTGTTATAGTTATCGTGATCCAGAAGTTTCAGCTACGTATCAGGTGTTTTTACAAGGAATTCGAGATATGGCTGCAGGAGAGTTCTCGGAGGATGATGTTCACGAAGGAATTCTTGGAGTGATTCAAAATTTAGATGATCCTATCTCACCGGGGAGTCGTGGGGCTGTGTCTTACTATCGATCAAGAAGCGGTAAAGTGCCTTTCGTTCGTCAAGCCTTTCGTCAAGCTGTTTTAGCAACAACAAAGGAACAAATTTGTGAAGTTGCGCGTAACCGACTTGAGAAATACCTTTCTGAAGCTTCTTTTGTTTCTTTTGCTGGAGAGGAGATGCTACAAAAAAGTCTAAGAGATTTCGATAGTAAGCCCTTCCAAATAGAACCCGCTTTTTAA